A window from Methanobacterium formicicum DSM 3637 encodes these proteins:
- the purQ gene encoding phosphoribosylformylglycinamidine synthase subunit PurQ, protein MKVGIIRFPGSNCDRDVFHALELAGAQPDYVWWNQRDLSQFEAIVIPGGFSYGDYLRAGAIAAITPVIEGIKDIVKEEKPVLGICNGAQILAEVGLVPGVFTLNQKAQFICEWVELEVKTNRTPFTHLYQKDEVIKMPIAHAEGRYYTEYIDQLRDQDQIVLGFSGENPNGSMDAITGVCDLEGLVCAVMPHPERASESILGSDDGLKFFKGIVDF, encoded by the coding sequence ATGAAAGTGGGGATCATACGCTTCCCCGGCTCTAACTGCGACCGGGATGTGTTTCACGCCCTGGAGCTTGCGGGGGCCCAACCGGACTATGTCTGGTGGAACCAGAGGGACCTATCCCAATTTGAAGCAATTGTTATCCCTGGAGGATTCTCTTATGGAGATTATCTCCGTGCAGGAGCTATTGCAGCCATCACCCCAGTAATTGAGGGAATTAAAGATATTGTTAAAGAGGAAAAACCAGTTTTAGGCATATGTAATGGTGCCCAGATCCTGGCAGAGGTAGGTCTGGTGCCAGGAGTATTTACCCTCAACCAAAAAGCCCAGTTCATCTGTGAATGGGTAGAATTAGAGGTTAAAACCAATAGAACACCATTCACTCATCTGTACCAGAAGGATGAAGTCATCAAGATGCCCATTGCCCATGCTGAAGGTCGTTACTACACCGAGTACATTGACCAGCTTCGTGATCAGGATCAGATCGTACTGGGATTCTCAGGGGAAAACCCCAATGGTTCTATGGATGCAATCACTGGAGTATGCGACCTGGAAGGGTTGGTGTGTGCGGTCATGCCCCACCCTGAAAGAGCTTCAGAATCTATTTTAGGATCAGATGATGGTTTGAAGTTTTTCAAGGGAATTGTTGATTTCTAG